The window ACCTTGATAGGGGCCGTGAATGCTTTTAACCAGAAGACTAATTTTGTAAAGAATCAGTTAACTGGTGAGTATGGCGGAGTTCCGGACGTACAACGTGAATACAAGGCTGCCGGAGTGCCGACTTTGGTTGTGGGAGATCATAACTACGGAGAAGGTTCATCGAGAGAGCATGCCGCAATGCAGCCGCGTCATTTAGGGGTTCGTGCAGTATTAGTAAAGTCTTTTGCACGTATTCACGAAACAAACCTTAAGAAACAAGGGATGTTGGCTCTGACATTTGCTAATGAAGCAGATTACGATAAGATCCAGGAAGATGATACGTTCAACTTTGTAGATCTTGAAAGTTTTGCTCCTGAAACACCACTTACTCTTGAAGTGGTTCACGCAGACGGAACAAAAGATACGATTATTGCTAATCATACTTATAACGATAGTCAGATTGAATGGTTTAAAGCCGGTTCTGCGCTTAACTTAATTGCTGCAGGCGAAGCTTAATAAATATATTTTTAAATACAAGACTCCTTGTTATGTAATGTAGCAAGGAGTTTTTTTATTCATACTGATACAAATTGGTTTGTCTTTAAGTTTTCGGTTATAATTTTTCATCTTTTCCGGGCCTTCTTAATACGTGATATGCAGGGAAAGTTTTAAGATAAATTTTAATATGACTGTAAGCTTAAAAGTGTACTTTCGAACAATTAGAATATATGTTTTTAATGGTAAAGTAATGAAGTTAAAGAAGGGACAGGTTTCGAACCTGGTATTTTTGGTTGTTATAGTTGTAATATTGTTTACACCTGTGGGTACTGCTGTTAAAGTGTGGGTGAATCGTTTCATAGCATTTAGTCCGGGTATTATAGATGCAGATGACAGAAAATTACTTACCGATTACAACTGGAGGCTGGAGGATGCGGTGACCGGCGATATTGAAAATCTCGAACAAATGAAAGGAGAAGTTGTTTTGGTGAATCTCTGGGCAACCTGGTGTCCGCCCTGTATAGCCGAAATGCCCAGCATGCAGGCTCTCTATGATTCGTATGGCGATAAGGTGAACTTTTTGTTTGTTACCAGTGATAAGAAAGCATCCGTAGAAAATTTTATGTCAGAGCATAAATATACGTTTCCCGTATATTATGAACGTTCTTCGATACCGGCCGAATTATTTTCGAGATCAATACCTGCAACCTATTTGATCGATAAGGAAGGCAGGATCGTGATCGATAAAACCGGTGCTGCTGATTGGAATAGTCAGCAGGTCAGAGATCAATTAGATTTTTTACTGAAGCAGTGAACAGGGAGATAGCAGGTGAGTAGCATGGTAAATGCATACATACTGTCTTCTACCGGGATGGTAAACATCCTGATTCCCATATTCTCAGCATTGTCATACCAGACTATAGGCGTTTCAATCATACTTCCGGTTAACAATCCGTTTACAATAAAAAACGGGATCAGGATCACTAAAAAGGTAAGATAGAATTGTTGGAGTATTTCAGGATATTTTATAAGCGTAAAGCCAATAAGTAGAACGGCATAACTGTAGTTTACTATTGTGTATGAGCGGTTAAAATAGATAAGGCATAAGATCATGGATATTAATATGATCAGGAAAGAGATGTATCTGGTTGTTTTTATACCCAGTTTAACTGATGGGTAGAATTTAGTCAGGCAAAAATGTGTGAAGATACAGGCAAATGGTATACAGATAAAAAACAGCCATTCTTCTATAGGAAGCCCTATTAATTCAGGACCGGTTAAATAATCCGGATTAAAGCCCCAGTACCCTGATTTTGTGAAATAAACATCCCACGGAATAAAGACTAATAAGGTTAGCAGGATTCCGGTTAGAAGCGGCTTGAATTTTTTAAAGAATTTGATTTTCGGATGGAAGCTAAAAATAAACGGCACGGAAACCGATGCCAGATCGACAATCAGATATAAACTTTTCATAATCTATTTCGCTTCTTTATAGTATTTAAAAGGAACCCATAGCATTCCGAAACATTCACCGTCTTCTTTATTAATGTGTTTATGGTGTGTTTTATGAGCTCTCCGAATAGCTTTAGTGTATCTGTTGCTGGCTTTTTTGAAAATTTTAAATCGTTGATGTATGAATATATCGTGTACCAGAAAGTAGGCTAATCCGTAGCAGAAAATACCCAGTCCGATGGGGAGTCCTATCCATAACCCTTTGTAGCTCCATAAGTAAAATAAAATGATACTGATGGCTGCATAAAAAAGAAAAAAAGAGTCGTTGCGTTCAAACCATGAATCGTGGTCTTTTTTATGATGATCCTTATGCAGCGACCATAGGAAACCATGCATGATATATTTGTGTGTAAACCAGGCCATGAATTCCATGATACAAAAAGTGGCTAAAAACACTCCGATCCAAATAAGTGTATGCATGATGTATTTTTTTAGAAAAGGTTCAGTTTATAATTTACATAAGATTTGGCTAATAAGCCAAATTTTTGATAGTTAGGAACCCGGATCCTTCCGGATTGAATTTGAGTAACCGGAGCTTTTTTTAATTTGTCGAGTAGCTTTTTATAATATCGATAAGCGGTGTATACCCCAAACTTAGCTTCTTTTGGAAGCAGTAATATCCCTTTGTAGGCTTTTAAAAAATCGACTTCGATCTCTTCTATGATCCCGTTTTTTACAATATTGTTAAAAGAGTTATTGGCTTCTGGAAAGTATGAGCGGTTTAGTATTTCAGTGTCTTCCTTTAAGTCTCTCAGGAAGTTTACTTTTTGAAAAGCGGAACCCAGGGATTGAGCTGCATCTTTAAGTCGGTTGTATTTATCTTCATTCCCTTTTACAAATACTTTTAAGCACATCAGTCCGACTACATCTGCCGATCCGTATATGTAGGCGTTGTATTCTTGTCGATGATTATATGTCTGCTTTGTCAGGTCTAAGCGCATACTGTTCATAAATGCATCGATGAGTTTATAACCGATATTGTATTTATGTACGGTATGCTGAAAAGCATTCAGGATGGGATTTAGGCTTATTCTGTTTTCGAGGGCTTTGTTTAAATCGGTTTCAAATCTATTGAATAGAGATTCTTTATCGTAACTATGGAAAGAATCTACAATTTCATCGGCAAACCTGACAAACCCATAAATATTGTATATATCCTGTCGGATAGAAGGGGCCAACATTTTTACGGCTAATGAGAAAGAGGTGCTGTATGTTTGCGTAACCTGTTTACTACATGCATATGAAACGGTATCAAAAAGGGCTTTCATTGTAAATTATTTATGATGTTTGTTTATGAGATCTGCCGCCAGTTTCCCTGAAATGAGCGAAGGAGGTACTCCCGGCCCGGGAACTGTTAATTGTCCTGTAAAATATAAGTTCTTTATTTTTTTGCTTTTTAGTTTAGGTCTGAGAAAAGCGGTTTGTGTCAGCGTATTTGCCAGTCCATAGGCATTGCCCTTGTATGAATTGTAATCTTTAATAAAATCATTAACACAGAATGATTCTTTGAACAGGATGTCGTTTTTTACATTTTGCCCGGTTACACTTTCAAAACGGGACATTATAATTTCAAAATAATATGCTCTTAATTCGTCGGTATCGTTTAAACCCGGGGCAAGGGGAACCAGAAAAGTACCCGATTCTTTGCCTTCGGGGGCAAAGCTATTGTCTGTCACCGAAGGGAAGCTGGCATAGAACAATGGATTTTCGGGCCATTTGGGATCATCGTATATAGCTTTGGCATGCAGATCGAAGTCTACATCAAAAAAGAGTGTGTGATGGGCAATGTTTTTCAGCTTTTTGTTAAATCCTACATAGAATAACAAAGATGAAGGAGCAAAGGTCTTTTTTTGCCAAAAACCTTCTGAGTACCCTCTGTGTTCTTTTCGGAGGAGTGTTTCTGTATGATGGTAATCTGCTCCGCTTAAGATGATATCGGCTGCTGTAAAATCTTTATCAAAGAAAAGTCCCCCGGCTACCTGATCCTTTACATGGATTGAAGTTACTTTTTTATTCAGATGTATTTCGACACCCAATGATACGGCCAAATTTACCATGGCTTCAATGACACTGTACATGCCTTTTTCCGGATGCCAGGTGCCAAGTCCGAAATCAGCGTAATTCATAAAATTATAGAAACCGGGTGTGGCCGATGGTTTGGCGCCCAGAAATAATACAGGGAATTCCAGAATCTGTATTAGCTGTTTGTTTTTAAATTCTTTCCTTACCATTGATTTAATGGTATTGAAAAACTGGCCGATATTTTTTATTGTTTCAGGAGTTATGAGTTCGAGTGGAGATACTCCGGGGTTGTAGACAAGGTCTGTGATGGCCACTTTGTAGTTTTCTTCAGCCCGTTTGATGAACTTTTTTAATTTCCCGGCACTTCCTTTTTCTTGTCGCTCAAAAGCTTCACATATTTTCTCCAGCGTATTTCCGATGCTGATGGATTCATACTTGTTAAAATAAACCTGGTATGCAGGGTCAAGTTTATCGAGTGAATAATAATCGGAAGGTTTTTTACCAAAATCACCAAAAAAACGTTCGAATACATCAGGCATCCAATACCATGTAGGTCCCATATCGAAGGTGAATCCTTCTTTTTTTAATTGTCTTGCTCTTCCCCCTAAATGAGCATTCTTCTCAAAAACAGAAACATTATACCCTGCTTTGGCTAGATAACAGGATGCAGCCAAAGAGGAAAATCCAGAGCCTATAATTGCAATTTTTTTATTCATGTCTAACAAATATAGTAAAAAGTTAAACAAAAATAAACACGATAAAAAAATTATAGTATGGACAACAGGTCTTTGATAGTTTTATAGGTTTTGATGTTAACTGGCAATTTACTTTGATTGATGTTCAGGATTTGCTTTCCCAGCAACCATAGTTCCGGTTTGTTTTCGAGTATTTTATTAAACCTTTTGAGGTATTCATTTAGCTTTTCGGCTTTGGGTTCAACGGTAAAATAAGATATAAAAGTAACTTCGCTATAGCTGTCGGTAATGTCTTTCAGGCTTTCAAGAGGTACCGTTTGCCCGAGATAGATAGATTTATACCCGTGTAAATTCAGTTCGTAATTAAGATATAACAACCCGATTTCGTGGATCTCATTCTCAGGCAGATAAAGGACAAAGATTTGATCGTTCGCCGGTTGCTCCTGATAAAGCTTTTCAGTATTGACCAGGATTTTATGTTTAATAAGGTTCGATATAAAATGCTCCTGAGCAGGTGTTATTGTATTGGTTTGCCATAACAGGCCGATTTCATTCAGAAGAGGGATGAAAATGTCGTTAAAGATCTCTCTAAAGCTTTTTTGGTTGAGTAGACTGTTATAGGCATGATAAAAAAGAGACTGGTCGAAATTGATCATGGCCAGTTTAAATTTATTCATATAGTCATTTGCCGATCTGTCATTGTTGAGGATCTCCTTAACCAGGACAGGTATTTTTTCTTCATTGATATCGGCAATTTTGGAGATTTTATACCCGTTGTTATATAAAAAAGATACGTTAAGTAGTTTTTGCAGGCTTTCCAAAGTGTAGTACCTGATATTGGTTCCGGTGCGTTTAGGAGATAATAGCTTATATCTTTTTTCCCAAATACGAATGGTATGAGCCTTAATACCGGAAAGGTTTTCAAGGTCTTTGATGCTGAAAGTTTGTTTAGTACCGTTCATTATTTTTATACAAAAGTCAAACAAAATTAATAAATTACAATGTTTTGATAAAATGTTATGTTGGTATACAGGTTAGTCCGGTTTGCGGGCTACAGATGATGTATGTCGTATGTTGATATAACTTTATATTATAAAAATGTTATCTGATTGTTTTTTTAGTCGATTGTTTTTTGTGTTAAACGCTGTTTTATAGATGTTTATGACCTGTGGTGATTGCTGTGGGTACTAAAAAGATCAATGTTAACACTTTTATTTTATTACATTTATAAGGAACAAATATGATCTGTAAAGGTTCGTAGGTGTTTCGGATTCATCTAATCGGAATCTTTTAACTTAAACGATGATCTTTTTATGAATGTTATACATGTAAGTGCAGAATGCTATCCTGTAGCTAAAGTTGGTGGTCTTGCAGATGTGGTAGGAGCCTTGCCAAAATATCAGAAAGAGCTTGGGGTCGATGCTAAAGTGGTGATGCCGTTTTATAGCAATAAATTTACCTCTGAGCACAAATTCGAATCTGTTTACAAGGATGTATTATCGATGGGAGGTCAGGTGTATGATTATGAGATATTCAAATTAAAAAGAAACTTCCTGGGCTTTGAAGTCCTTTTCATAGATATCCCGGTATTGTTGTATAGAGACTATGTGTATTCTTATGATGATACAGACCGCTTTTTGGCTTTTCAAATAGCATTTATGGACTGGATGCTAACATTCAGTGAAAGGCCGTCAGTTATTCATTGCCATGATCATCACACAGGATTGATCCCTTTTATGGCACAGGAAAGTTATAAGTACAAGAAACTGAATAAGATTCCCATAGTGTTAACGATCCATAATGCCCAGTACCAGGGTTGGTTCTCTCATGATAAAGTAGGTCATATTCCTTCTTTTGATTTTTCAAAAGTTGGGTTATTGGATTGGAATGGACAAATAAATCCTTTGGCGGCCGGTATTAAGTGTGCATGGAAGGTAACAACGGTATCGCCGAGCTATATGGAAGAATTGCAGCGTTCGGCCAATGGCCTGGAAAGCCTCCTCAGCCATGAACATCAAAAATGTATGGGAATATTAAACGGGATCGATACGGAGGTATGGAACCCTGAAACAGATGAATTCATCGTTAAGAATTATGTGTCGAGAATAGTACAATCAGGAAAAAAGGATAATAAAAGATGGCTTTGCAGGGAATTCGGGCTGAATATTTCAAAGCCGTTATTTGCTTTTATAGGAAGACTGGTAGGTGAAAAGGGAGCTGATCTCTTGCCTGAGGTTATTGATGCTGTATTGCCTGAAAATAATTGTAATTTTCTTATTTTAGGATCCGGGCATCAGGAAACAGAAGACAGGTTGAATGCTCTGAAGGAAAAGTATGATGGAAGTTACAATGCTTTTATTGGTTACGATGAAAAGTTGTCTCATATCATTTATGCAGGTGCAGATTTCCTTTTGATGCCGTCGCGGGTAGAGCCCTGTGGCCTGAACCAGATGTATTCACTCCGGTATGGTACTATTCCGATAGTAAGAAGCATAGGAGGGTTAAAGGATACGGTAATCGATATAGATGATGGAGGTTTTGGTTTTTGTCACGATCGGGTGTCCTTGCCTGAAATCACTGATGTTATTGCACGTGCTGTGAGATTTTATAATGAGCAGCCGATGGTATATAAAAAGAACAGGAAGCAGCTTATGCGGATTGACCATTCGTGGGATATGTCTGCCAGGCAATACCTCGATTTGTATAATTCACTAAATCCAGAATAATTATGTTCAACGAAAAAGTATTATCCGTTATTTTAGGAGGTGGTCAGGGAACCAGGCTTTATCCGCTAACTGGGAGTAGATCTAAACCGGCTGTGCCAATAGCAGGTAAATACCGTTTGGTGGATATCCCTATTTCAAACTGTATTAATTCAAACATCAAAAGGATGTATGTGTTAACTCAGTTTAATTCAGCATCGTTGAACAGGCACATAAAAAACACATATCATTTTAGTTTTTTCAGCTCTGCGTTTGTAGATATTTTAGCTGCTGAGCAGACCCCGGATAATAAAACCTGGTATCAGGGTACTGCTGATGCGGTAAGACAGGGAATGCATCATTTTCTTAAAAATGAGTTTGATTATTTTTTGATATTATCAGGCGATCAGTTGTATCATATGGACTATAATTTAATGGTGAAGCAGCATATAGATACAGGAGCGGATATTACTATCGGGACAGTTCCGGTTAATGCTAAAGAAGCTCCGGGCTTTGGAATAATGAAGACGGATGCCACTAATAATATCACTTCCTTTATTGAAAAACCCAATTCCGGATTATTGCCTGAATGGACATCCCCTACGGGAGCCGAAATGGAAGCGGAAGGGAGGCATTATCTGGGATCGATGGGGATCTATGTTTTCAACAGGCAATTGCTGGTCGATTTGATGGCGGATAAGTCTACAGTTGATTTCGGTAAAGAAATAATTCCTCAGGCAATCGGAAAGCGCAAGGTATGTAGTTACCAGTTTGAAGGGTATTGGACCGATATAGGGAACATTGAATCTTTTTTTGAAGCCAATATAGGACTGACCGACGACCTTCCAAAATTTAATTTGTATGATGTAGCACAAAGGGTTTATACCAGGGCCAGAATTCTTCCGACCTCAAAGATTTCAGGAACGAGTCTTGTTAAATCGGTAGTCGCCGAAGGATGCATTATCAAAGCGGACAAAATTGAATCGTCGGTAATAGGAATAAGGTCGAGGATCGGGAAAGGATCTGTAATTACAAAGACCTATATGATGGGAACCGATTTTTATGAGTCTTTAGAAGAAATAGAAAAGAGGAACATCTCCATTTTAGCAGGGATAGGCGAAAATTGTAAAATAACGAACACGATCATTGAAAAGAACTGTAGGATCGGAGATAATGTTACTATCAACGGGGGGGAACATTTGGAAGACCAGGAGACAGAATCATATGTAGTAAAAGAGGGGATCGTAGTTCTTAAAAAAGAAGCTGTCATTCCTCATGGCACAGTAATAGGATAATATGGCAAGAGTTACACCCTATAGTTTATTTACAGAATTCGATATAAATTTATTCAAGGCCGGGAAACATTATCGGTTGTATGAGAAATTCGGATCTCATAGCATAACCGTTGATGGTATAACGGGTACATATTTTTCGGTTTGGGCACCGGGAGCACTGAAAGTTTCTGTTATTGGAGATTTCAATTTCTGGCAAGACACAGCGCATCAGCTTCACGTTCGCTGGGATGGTAGTGGTATTTGGGAAGGTTTTGTGCCTGGTGTCGGGAAAGGAAATCTATACAAGTACAAGATATATGGTCCTAATAATGGTACAGTTA of the Zhouia spongiae genome contains:
- a CDS encoding MerR family transcriptional regulator, yielding MNGTKQTFSIKDLENLSGIKAHTIRIWEKRYKLLSPKRTGTNIRYYTLESLQKLLNVSFLYNNGYKISKIADINEEKIPVLVKEILNNDRSANDYMNKFKLAMINFDQSLFYHAYNSLLNQKSFREIFNDIFIPLLNEIGLLWQTNTITPAQEHFISNLIKHKILVNTEKLYQEQPANDQIFVLYLPENEIHEIGLLYLNYELNLHGYKSIYLGQTVPLESLKDITDSYSEVTFISYFTVEPKAEKLNEYLKRFNKILENKPELWLLGKQILNINQSKLPVNIKTYKTIKDLLSIL
- a CDS encoding glucose-1-phosphate adenylyltransferase is translated as MFNEKVLSVILGGGQGTRLYPLTGSRSKPAVPIAGKYRLVDIPISNCINSNIKRMYVLTQFNSASLNRHIKNTYHFSFFSSAFVDILAAEQTPDNKTWYQGTADAVRQGMHHFLKNEFDYFLILSGDQLYHMDYNLMVKQHIDTGADITIGTVPVNAKEAPGFGIMKTDATNNITSFIEKPNSGLLPEWTSPTGAEMEAEGRHYLGSMGIYVFNRQLLVDLMADKSTVDFGKEIIPQAIGKRKVCSYQFEGYWTDIGNIESFFEANIGLTDDLPKFNLYDVAQRVYTRARILPTSKISGTSLVKSVVAEGCIIKADKIESSVIGIRSRIGKGSVITKTYMMGTDFYESLEEIEKRNISILAGIGENCKITNTIIEKNCRIGDNVTINGGEHLEDQETESYVVKEGIVVLKKEAVIPHGTVIG
- a CDS encoding lycopene cyclase domain-containing protein; the encoded protein is MKSLYLIVDLASVSVPFIFSFHPKIKFFKKFKPLLTGILLTLLVFIPWDVYFTKSGYWGFNPDYLTGPELIGLPIEEWLFFICIPFACIFTHFCLTKFYPSVKLGIKTTRYISFLIILISMILCLIYFNRSYTIVNYSYAVLLIGFTLIKYPEILQQFYLTFLVILIPFFIVNGLLTGSMIETPIVWYDNAENMGIRMFTIPVEDSMYAFTMLLTCYLPVHCFSKKSN
- a CDS encoding sterol desaturase family protein; the protein is MHTLIWIGVFLATFCIMEFMAWFTHKYIMHGFLWSLHKDHHKKDHDSWFERNDSFFLFYAAISIILFYLWSYKGLWIGLPIGLGIFCYGLAYFLVHDIFIHQRFKIFKKASNRYTKAIRRAHKTHHKHINKEDGECFGMLWVPFKYYKEAK
- a CDS encoding glycogen synthase, which gives rise to MNVIHVSAECYPVAKVGGLADVVGALPKYQKELGVDAKVVMPFYSNKFTSEHKFESVYKDVLSMGGQVYDYEIFKLKRNFLGFEVLFIDIPVLLYRDYVYSYDDTDRFLAFQIAFMDWMLTFSERPSVIHCHDHHTGLIPFMAQESYKYKKLNKIPIVLTIHNAQYQGWFSHDKVGHIPSFDFSKVGLLDWNGQINPLAAGIKCAWKVTTVSPSYMEELQRSANGLESLLSHEHQKCMGILNGIDTEVWNPETDEFIVKNYVSRIVQSGKKDNKRWLCREFGLNISKPLFAFIGRLVGEKGADLLPEVIDAVLPENNCNFLILGSGHQETEDRLNALKEKYDGSYNAFIGYDEKLSHIIYAGADFLLMPSRVEPCGLNQMYSLRYGTIPIVRSIGGLKDTVIDIDDGGFGFCHDRVSLPEITDVIARAVRFYNEQPMVYKKNRKQLMRIDHSWDMSARQYLDLYNSLNPE
- a CDS encoding phytoene/squalene synthase family protein, producing MKALFDTVSYACSKQVTQTYSTSFSLAVKMLAPSIRQDIYNIYGFVRFADEIVDSFHSYDKESLFNRFETDLNKALENRISLNPILNAFQHTVHKYNIGYKLIDAFMNSMRLDLTKQTYNHRQEYNAYIYGSADVVGLMCLKVFVKGNEDKYNRLKDAAQSLGSAFQKVNFLRDLKEDTEILNRSYFPEANNSFNNIVKNGIIEEIEVDFLKAYKGILLLPKEAKFGVYTAYRYYKKLLDKLKKAPVTQIQSGRIRVPNYQKFGLLAKSYVNYKLNLF
- a CDS encoding TlpA family protein disulfide reductase, with the protein product MKLKKGQVSNLVFLVVIVVILFTPVGTAVKVWVNRFIAFSPGIIDADDRKLLTDYNWRLEDAVTGDIENLEQMKGEVVLVNLWATWCPPCIAEMPSMQALYDSYGDKVNFLFVTSDKKASVENFMSEHKYTFPVYYERSSIPAELFSRSIPATYLIDKEGRIVIDKTGAADWNSQQVRDQLDFLLKQ
- a CDS encoding phytoene desaturase family protein translates to MNKKIAIIGSGFSSLAASCYLAKAGYNVSVFEKNAHLGGRARQLKKEGFTFDMGPTWYWMPDVFERFFGDFGKKPSDYYSLDKLDPAYQVYFNKYESISIGNTLEKICEAFERQEKGSAGKLKKFIKRAEENYKVAITDLVYNPGVSPLELITPETIKNIGQFFNTIKSMVRKEFKNKQLIQILEFPVLFLGAKPSATPGFYNFMNYADFGLGTWHPEKGMYSVIEAMVNLAVSLGVEIHLNKKVTSIHVKDQVAGGLFFDKDFTAADIILSGADYHHTETLLRKEHRGYSEGFWQKKTFAPSSLLFYVGFNKKLKNIAHHTLFFDVDFDLHAKAIYDDPKWPENPLFYASFPSVTDNSFAPEGKESGTFLVPLAPGLNDTDELRAYYFEIIMSRFESVTGQNVKNDILFKESFCVNDFIKDYNSYKGNAYGLANTLTQTAFLRPKLKSKKIKNLYFTGQLTVPGPGVPPSLISGKLAADLINKHHK